One region of Flavobacterium sp. KACC 22763 genomic DNA includes:
- a CDS encoding ABC transporter permease, producing the protein MLQNWINIFIYQLKHNKLFTALNILGLSIGIAGLIFATLYWNDEYSYDKWNPERDKTFIVMNNVGKGNVFATNSAITAPLLKSSTPYVENYCYFNDYYTKETVQYNGKIEIVDKIFSAQKSFFSFFPYEFKYGNAKTALQEPQSIVFSEETAFQLFKNENPVGKQVKYADKMYVVRGVYKIPGKSVVMPSAVTNSIEEDLEKHKDHWGFNFGLILKLKNKSDAGFVAKSLDEIFIEKNYKRQARNEGMTLELFIKTYGEPLKTIVVPFENSRLHNESYPFPEGTGNLQFLRILMGLSIVILLLSIVNYINLATANAIKRAKEVGVRKIIGATKGQIVLQFIFETALTMLFALLLALVIVEVSLPFYNQFLNKELVLIGSQFYLQLVVIFILVVIVSGVFPAIYISNFEVLNVLKGNFSHSKNGLWLRNTMLVLQFSIAVFFIIGSVIVYQQVQFMVEKDLGFNGSQIMNITFRAQKDKEQFKRYQTIKEEIKKFKGVEAVSAGAFAIGENWSSKGGLHYKSIPEVLVQQLGSDFGMLEMLGVKLVKGRFLTEKLASDTISNVLLNEVAVKKMNEKNPLDKIIDWQGQKYKVVGIVKDFHYYGLDYEISPMIFFHINTQKWTQGNIGSITVKVSPKDMPQTISALKSYWSKKVDSEYPFEYNFLDKNFAKTFKKYEDQRNLFALLNVVVILIAVFGLFALASFSMERRLKEIAIRKTLGAETNTLLKELSKQYIIFCIISFFIGIVPAYFLLQKWLKNFPFRIDITLLPFILAFVSLLFLTLTIVLLKAYQVTKVDVLKYLKYE; encoded by the coding sequence ATGCTTCAGAATTGGATTAATATATTTATTTATCAATTAAAGCATAACAAGCTTTTTACAGCTCTGAACATTCTAGGTCTGAGTATTGGAATTGCAGGTTTAATCTTTGCAACGCTGTATTGGAACGATGAATACTCGTATGATAAATGGAATCCTGAAAGGGATAAGACATTTATTGTTATGAATAATGTAGGAAAAGGAAATGTTTTTGCGACAAACTCTGCTATTACCGCACCATTATTGAAATCATCTACTCCATATGTAGAAAATTATTGTTATTTCAATGACTATTACACTAAGGAAACCGTACAATATAATGGCAAAATAGAAATCGTTGATAAGATCTTTTCTGCACAAAAAAGTTTCTTTTCTTTTTTTCCGTATGAATTCAAATATGGTAATGCAAAAACGGCGCTTCAAGAACCACAAAGCATTGTTTTTTCAGAGGAAACTGCTTTTCAATTATTTAAAAATGAAAACCCAGTTGGTAAGCAAGTAAAATATGCCGACAAAATGTATGTTGTTCGAGGCGTTTACAAAATACCTGGAAAATCTGTTGTGATGCCAAGCGCGGTTACCAACAGTATTGAAGAAGATCTTGAAAAACACAAAGACCATTGGGGCTTTAATTTTGGTTTAATCTTAAAATTGAAAAATAAGAGTGATGCTGGATTTGTAGCCAAATCTTTAGATGAAATATTTATAGAAAAAAACTATAAAAGACAAGCAAGAAATGAAGGAATGACGCTTGAATTGTTTATAAAAACATACGGAGAACCTTTGAAAACTATAGTTGTTCCTTTTGAAAATTCTAGACTTCACAATGAAAGTTATCCGTTTCCAGAAGGAACAGGAAATCTTCAGTTTTTACGAATCTTGATGGGTTTATCAATTGTGATTTTATTGCTGTCAATTGTAAATTATATCAATTTAGCTACAGCCAATGCTATAAAACGAGCAAAAGAAGTTGGCGTGAGAAAAATAATTGGTGCCACAAAAGGACAGATTGTTCTTCAATTTATATTTGAAACTGCCCTAACCATGCTTTTTGCTTTATTATTGGCACTTGTTATTGTGGAAGTTTCTCTGCCTTTTTACAATCAGTTTTTAAACAAAGAATTAGTTCTTATCGGATCTCAATTTTATTTACAGCTTGTTGTAATTTTTATTCTTGTGGTAATTGTGAGTGGTGTTTTTCCTGCAATTTACATTTCAAATTTTGAAGTTTTGAATGTTTTAAAAGGAAATTTTTCGCACAGCAAAAACGGTTTGTGGCTTAGAAACACTATGCTTGTTTTACAATTTTCGATCGCTGTTTTCTTTATTATCGGTTCTGTTATTGTATACCAACAAGTTCAATTTATGGTAGAAAAAGATTTGGGTTTTAACGGATCTCAAATAATGAACATCACTTTTAGAGCACAAAAGGACAAAGAACAATTTAAACGATATCAAACCATAAAGGAGGAAATAAAGAAATTTAAAGGTGTTGAAGCCGTTTCTGCTGGCGCTTTTGCTATTGGAGAAAATTGGTCTTCAAAAGGTGGATTACACTATAAAAGCATTCCAGAAGTTCTCGTTCAGCAATTGGGTTCTGATTTTGGAATGCTGGAAATGTTGGGTGTTAAACTAGTTAAAGGACGGTTTCTTACCGAAAAACTGGCTTCCGACACGATTTCTAATGTATTACTTAATGAAGTAGCAGTCAAAAAAATGAATGAAAAAAATCCTTTGGATAAAATTATTGACTGGCAAGGCCAAAAATACAAAGTTGTGGGAATCGTAAAAGACTTTCATTATTATGGCCTTGATTATGAAATTAGTCCAATGATTTTCTTTCATATCAATACTCAAAAATGGACACAAGGTAATATCGGATCTATTACAGTAAAAGTTTCACCAAAAGATATGCCTCAAACTATATCAGCACTTAAAAGTTATTGGTCTAAAAAAGTAGATTCAGAATATCCTTTTGAGTATAATTTCTTAGATAAAAATTTTGCGAAAACTTTTAAAAAGTACGAAGATCAAAGAAACTTATTTGCATTATTGAATGTTGTTGTGATTCTAATTGCCGTTTTCGGGCTGTTTGCCTTAGCTTCTTTTTCTATGGAAAGAAGACTCAAAGAAATTGCAATCAGAAAAACACTTGGCGCTGAAACCAATACTTTACTGAAAGAACTATCTAAACAATATATAATCTTCTGTATCATTAGTTTCTTTATCGGAATTGTTCCTGCTTATTTTTTATTGCAGAAATGGCTTAAAAATTTCCCTTTCCGAATTGATATTACTCTTCTACCCTTTATTCTTGCTTTTGTGTCTTTGCTTTTCCTTACACTGACAATAGTATTGCTAAAAGCCTATCAAGTAACAAAAGTGGATGTTTTAAAATACTTAAAATACGAGTAA
- a CDS encoding ABC transporter ATP-binding protein: MITITKLSKVFRTEELETKALSEISLTINQGDFVSIMGPSGSGKSTLLNIIGLLDSASSGSYKLLDQEMVGLKEKQKSQARKENIGFIFQNFNLIDELSVFDNIELPLIYNNVPSAERKSRVNEMAKILGIAHRLKHFPQQLSGGQQQRVAVARALINNPKIILADEPTGNLDSRNGNEVMELLTDLHASGSTILMVTHSDYDASFSQRTILMKDGEILSEKVNHRNVDVLVTANN, encoded by the coding sequence ATGATTACCATTACAAAACTTTCAAAAGTATTTAGAACTGAGGAATTAGAAACCAAAGCATTAAGTGAAATTTCGTTAACCATCAATCAAGGCGATTTTGTCTCTATTATGGGACCGTCTGGAAGCGGGAAATCGACCTTATTGAACATTATCGGACTTTTAGACAGTGCTTCAAGCGGAAGTTATAAACTTCTAGATCAGGAAATGGTGGGTTTAAAGGAAAAACAAAAATCACAAGCCAGAAAAGAAAACATTGGATTCATCTTTCAGAACTTCAACTTAATTGATGAATTATCCGTTTTTGATAATATCGAACTGCCTTTAATTTATAACAATGTTCCTTCTGCCGAAAGAAAATCAAGAGTAAACGAAATGGCTAAAATCTTAGGAATTGCACATAGATTGAAGCATTTTCCGCAACAACTTTCAGGCGGACAACAGCAGCGTGTAGCCGTAGCAAGAGCTTTAATCAATAATCCGAAAATTATTTTGGCCGATGAGCCAACAGGAAATCTAGACAGCAGAAACGGAAATGAAGTAATGGAATTGTTGACCGATCTTCATGCCAGCGGATCAACAATCTTAATGGTAACACACTCAGATTACGATGCTTCTTTCTCGCAAAGAACAATTTTAATGAAAGATGGCGAAATCCTTTCTGAAAAAGTAAATCATAGAAATGTTGATGTTTTAGTAACTGCTAACAACTAG
- a CDS encoding sigma-54-dependent transcriptional regulator translates to MKKTNASILIIDDQEDILFASKVYLKKYFENIYTLNNPKNIVELLAKNAIDVVLLDMNYRLGFEDGREGLYLLKEIKTLSPKTVVILMTAFGKVETAVEGLKSGAFDYILKPWENKKLLESVKQAVDKARKEQKKNKEVEIKEEFFVGSSEIIKKAYSLADKVAKTDANVLILGENGTGKFVLAHHIHTQSERKNQPFIAVDLGSLNSNIFESELFGYAKGAFTDAKTDTAGRFEMAQNGTIFLDEIGNVPLHLQSKLLQVIQTKTITRLGETKARPLYVRIIAATNLNLKLEVADKNFREDLYYRINTMEIVLPPLRERHEDKIPLAEYLLDKMIEKYSRDEITFDKKVLEQIEKHAWNGNIREMENKIERAVILCENNTITVSDLDLETITPYEENSDDIQLSSVEKAAVEKALLKNNNNISKTAEELGLSRGALYRRLEKFNINID, encoded by the coding sequence ATGAAAAAGACCAACGCATCTATTTTAATCATCGACGATCAGGAAGACATTCTTTTTGCATCAAAAGTCTATCTGAAAAAGTATTTTGAGAACATTTATACGCTCAATAATCCGAAAAACATTGTCGAATTATTGGCAAAAAATGCCATTGATGTTGTACTGTTAGACATGAATTACAGATTAGGATTTGAAGATGGAAGAGAAGGTTTGTATTTATTGAAAGAAATAAAAACGCTTTCGCCAAAAACTGTCGTAATTCTAATGACCGCTTTCGGAAAAGTAGAAACGGCTGTTGAAGGTTTAAAATCGGGTGCTTTTGATTATATTCTAAAACCTTGGGAAAATAAAAAGCTTTTAGAATCGGTAAAACAAGCAGTCGATAAAGCCCGAAAAGAGCAGAAGAAAAACAAGGAAGTTGAGATAAAAGAAGAATTTTTTGTTGGAAGTTCTGAAATCATAAAAAAGGCTTATTCTCTAGCAGATAAAGTTGCAAAAACGGATGCTAATGTTTTGATTTTGGGCGAAAACGGAACAGGAAAATTTGTTTTGGCACATCATATTCATACCCAATCCGAAAGGAAAAATCAGCCGTTTATCGCAGTTGATTTGGGTTCTTTGAATTCAAACATTTTCGAAAGCGAATTGTTTGGTTATGCCAAAGGCGCTTTTACCGATGCTAAAACTGATACAGCGGGACGTTTTGAAATGGCACAAAATGGAACTATTTTCTTAGACGAAATAGGAAATGTACCGCTTCATTTACAATCAAAACTTTTGCAAGTTATTCAGACCAAAACCATAACAAGATTGGGAGAAACTAAAGCAAGACCTTTATACGTTAGAATTATTGCAGCAACCAATTTGAACTTAAAATTAGAAGTTGCCGATAAAAACTTCCGTGAAGACTTGTATTATCGCATCAATACGATGGAAATTGTTTTGCCTCCGCTAAGAGAACGCCACGAAGATAAGATTCCGCTTGCCGAATATCTTTTGGATAAAATGATTGAAAAATATAGCCGTGACGAAATTACTTTTGACAAAAAAGTCTTAGAACAGATTGAAAAACACGCTTGGAACGGAAATATCCGCGAAATGGAAAATAAGATTGAGCGTGCGGTTATTCTTTGTGAAAACAACACCATTACCGTTTCTGATCTGGATTTAGAAACGATAACGCCTTACGAGGAAAACTCAGATGATATTCAGCTTTCTTCGGTTGAAAAAGCAGCAGTTGAAAAAGCTCTTCTTAAAAACAACAATAATATTAGTAAAACTGCCGAAGAATTAGGACTATCAAGAGGCGCGCTGTACAGACGTTTGGAGAAATTTAATATCAATATCGACTAA
- a CDS encoding sensor histidine kinase: protein MLRTLQTYKLLFLRLIFIVIGIELSLYFFRIGLLFTGIFGLCMVFLLGREMYFYVRNMVLIYNKTISSILQDDFSSDFSKHKFNSTYNELFTLYETLKNKQNEQVTRDIIYRSILNNIESGIIILQRQESDWSIFLMNDYFSSHFNVPKVSKWKYLKNQLPSLCEIIEEDDFHEIKTSIELSINEQSKQTFVLQASRTEIFGQDYFIVLLDSIQNVVEKKEKDAWINLMKVISHELLNSITPIRSICQNLEDLVEQDSLSSEDLEDIKNSVQTMLRRSDHLQKFVEGYRKLAMLPSPKKEKVALPQLVENCIQVMNPLFRKSNIEVINAVTQNYLINVDSQQIEQVLINLLTNSINALENSNTKQISISAEAKNNRIFIKVSDSGKGIEKEIEDKIFLPFFTTRTEGAGIGLTLSKNIIEAHGGYISHKNENGKTFFEISLIED, encoded by the coding sequence ATGCTGCGGACTTTACAAACTTATAAACTCCTTTTTCTGCGATTAATTTTTATCGTGATCGGAATCGAATTGTCGCTGTATTTCTTTAGAATTGGTTTGCTTTTTACGGGAATTTTTGGCCTCTGCATGGTTTTTCTGCTAGGAAGGGAAATGTATTTTTATGTTAGAAATATGGTGCTGATTTATAATAAAACCATTTCTTCGATATTGCAGGATGACTTTAGTTCTGATTTTTCTAAACATAAATTCAATAGTACTTATAATGAGCTTTTTACTTTGTATGAAACTTTAAAAAACAAACAAAATGAGCAAGTTACGAGAGATATTATTTACCGTTCGATTTTAAATAATATAGAATCTGGCATTATTATTTTACAGAGACAGGAAAGCGATTGGAGTATTTTTTTAATGAACGATTATTTTTCGAGCCATTTTAATGTTCCGAAAGTTTCAAAATGGAAATATCTTAAAAATCAGCTACCATCTTTGTGTGAAATTATCGAAGAAGATGATTTTCATGAAATAAAAACTTCAATCGAGCTTAGCATAAATGAACAAAGCAAACAGACGTTTGTTTTGCAGGCTTCGCGAACTGAAATTTTTGGTCAGGATTATTTTATTGTTTTGTTAGATTCTATTCAGAATGTCGTAGAGAAAAAAGAAAAAGATGCGTGGATTAATTTGATGAAAGTGATTTCGCATGAATTGCTAAATTCCATCACGCCAATTCGTTCGATCTGCCAGAATCTGGAGGATTTAGTAGAACAAGATTCGCTTTCTTCAGAAGATTTAGAAGATATAAAAAACAGTGTGCAGACGATGCTGAGACGAAGCGACCATTTGCAGAAATTTGTTGAAGGGTATCGAAAACTAGCTATGTTGCCTTCTCCTAAAAAAGAAAAAGTAGCATTGCCACAGCTGGTTGAAAATTGCATTCAGGTTATGAATCCGTTATTTAGGAAAAGTAATATCGAAGTCATTAATGCTGTTACCCAAAATTATCTTATAAATGTCGATTCGCAGCAGATAGAACAAGTATTGATTAATTTATTGACGAATTCGATTAATGCTTTAGAAAATAGCAATACGAAGCAAATTTCGATTTCGGCGGAAGCCAAAAACAATCGTATTTTTATAAAAGTCTCAGACTCTGGAAAAGGAATCGAAAAAGAAATTGAGGACAAAATATTCCTTCCGTTTTTCACCACCCGAACCGAAGGAGCGGGAATTGGATTGACTTTGTCTAAAAATATTATTGAAGCACATGGCGGTTATATTTCGCATAAAAACGAAAATGGCAAAACATTTTTTGAGATTAGCTTGATTGAGGATTGA
- a CDS encoding DMT family transporter — translation MERRQLLLFLLILGTAFWGVSYSVTKMAIGHYSLNVFLFYRFLLAVVVLSIIFWKYVKDINREAIKTGFLLAVPMFLGIQLQTVGLKYTDASQCSFIAGLTVIIIPLLKLAIYKTNASLKIWIAALTALTGLFIIAIQDKFTINFGDLFTIAGAFAFAVYLIAVEKHSATKNLLYSIVPMFAFCALFTFFIAITDSTSEWLPQNNTFWMGVIYCALFSTAFMYTVSNISQRYLSAERVAVIYLFEPVFGAIGAFFILGENLSWRLLLGGTLIFSATIISEVNFKNNKLKILTKKI, via the coding sequence ATGGAAAGAAGACAGCTTTTATTGTTTTTATTAATTCTTGGCACTGCATTTTGGGGAGTATCTTACTCTGTTACGAAAATGGCAATTGGCCACTATTCGCTAAACGTATTTTTATTCTATCGTTTCTTGTTAGCTGTTGTGGTATTGAGTATTATTTTTTGGAAATATGTCAAAGACATTAATCGAGAAGCTATTAAAACAGGCTTTTTGCTTGCCGTTCCAATGTTTTTAGGTATTCAGCTTCAAACTGTTGGACTTAAATATACAGATGCCTCACAATGTTCTTTTATTGCAGGATTAACCGTAATTATTATTCCGTTATTAAAACTTGCAATTTATAAAACCAACGCTTCACTAAAAATCTGGATTGCAGCTTTGACGGCTTTAACTGGGTTATTTATTATTGCCATTCAGGATAAATTTACCATAAACTTTGGAGACTTATTTACCATTGCGGGAGCCTTTGCTTTTGCAGTTTATTTGATTGCTGTTGAAAAACATTCGGCCACCAAAAATCTTTTGTATTCTATTGTTCCAATGTTTGCGTTTTGTGCGCTTTTCACTTTTTTTATAGCGATAACAGACAGTACATCAGAATGGCTGCCACAAAATAATACGTTTTGGATGGGCGTAATTTACTGTGCTTTATTTTCTACCGCTTTTATGTATACGGTTTCAAACATTTCACAACGCTATTTATCGGCAGAGCGTGTAGCAGTTATTTATTTGTTTGAACCTGTTTTTGGCGCAATTGGAGCGTTCTTTATTTTAGGTGAAAATCTTTCATGGCGACTGCTTTTGGGCGGAACTTTGATTTTTTCTGCTACCATTATTTCTGAAGTGAATTTTAAAAATAATAAACTAAAAATTCTAACTAAGAAAATCTAA
- a CDS encoding GNAT family N-acetyltransferase, translating into MNTLKITKATTDDVLKLQSIGRQTFSETFADVNSEENMKKYLDESFAIEKLTTELNNPSSHFYLAVLDEKIVGYLKLNTADAQTEKEDLNALEIERIYVAKEFHGKKVAQALYAQAEEIAEEIKATYMWLGVWEKNFRAVSFYTKNGFVQFDTHIFRLGNDEQTDLMMKKVLI; encoded by the coding sequence ATGAACACGCTAAAAATAACCAAAGCCACAACTGATGACGTTTTAAAATTGCAATCAATTGGCAGACAAACCTTTTCTGAGACTTTTGCTGATGTCAACAGCGAAGAAAACATGAAAAAATATCTGGACGAAAGCTTCGCTATAGAAAAACTTACGACAGAATTAAACAATCCTTCATCGCATTTCTATTTAGCTGTTTTAGATGAAAAAATAGTTGGTTACTTAAAATTGAATACAGCTGATGCACAAACCGAAAAAGAAGATTTAAATGCCTTAGAAATTGAACGTATCTATGTTGCAAAAGAATTTCACGGTAAAAAAGTTGCTCAGGCGTTATACGCTCAAGCAGAAGAAATTGCCGAAGAAATAAAAGCTACTTACATGTGGCTTGGCGTTTGGGAAAAGAATTTTAGAGCAGTAAGTTTCTATACTAAAAATGGTTTCGTTCAATTTGATACGCATATTTTTAGATTAGGCAACGACGAGCAAACCGATTTAATGATGAAAAAAGTATTGATTTAA
- a CDS encoding LysR family transcriptional regulator encodes MDLQQIKYFLALARELHFWNTAGKMNITQSALSRQIQSLENQLGVQLFERNKRNVKLTAAGQFLKEKWEVELSKLEFIHQSARQIQLGESGTITISHPDSISASLMPEILSRISEAFPKLKIKLVQVLYENQQDFLRNYKIDLAITRDINNAKDIQSQKIYTDHLAVVVPEDHPYRTPEDFTKETLASQKFILPTNDEGSSYSDLIQRLFNSLDNAPEAYLQSEFGSSIIALVRKGLGIAILPDSYVFHEIPGIRFIKLPLETDLYVNWRTEDHNPVLANVLKLIIP; translated from the coding sequence ATGGATTTACAGCAGATTAAATATTTTTTGGCCTTAGCCCGCGAACTTCATTTCTGGAACACCGCCGGAAAAATGAACATTACACAATCGGCACTTAGCCGTCAGATTCAGTCTCTTGAGAATCAGCTTGGTGTTCAGTTGTTTGAGCGCAACAAACGCAATGTGAAACTTACTGCTGCAGGCCAGTTCTTAAAAGAAAAATGGGAGGTAGAATTGAGTAAATTAGAGTTTATTCATCAATCTGCCCGCCAAATTCAGCTAGGGGAGAGCGGTACGATTACCATTTCTCATCCCGATTCTATTTCGGCTTCTCTAATGCCCGAAATTTTGTCGCGCATTTCAGAAGCTTTTCCAAAATTAAAAATCAAACTGGTTCAGGTATTGTACGAGAATCAGCAGGATTTTCTGCGAAATTATAAAATTGATCTGGCGATTACCAGAGATATTAATAATGCAAAAGATATTCAATCTCAAAAAATCTATACCGATCACTTAGCAGTTGTAGTTCCAGAAGATCATCCATATCGAACGCCCGAGGATTTTACTAAAGAAACTCTTGCGTCTCAAAAGTTTATTTTGCCAACCAATGACGAAGGAAGCAGTTACAGTGACCTTATTCAGAGATTATTCAATTCTTTGGATAACGCGCCAGAAGCCTATCTTCAGTCTGAATTTGGTTCTTCTATAATTGCTTTGGTTCGAAAAGGACTCGGAATAGCCATTTTACCCGATTCGTATGTCTTTCATGAAATTCCAGGAATTCGATTTATCAAATTACCGCTAGAAACCGATCTTTATGTCAATTGGAGAACCGAAGATCATAATCCCGTGCTGGCTAATGTTTTGAAATTGATTATTCCGTAA
- a CDS encoding GNAT family N-acetyltransferase has translation MTFSHSIKSFDELSNHELYNMLRLRSDVFVVEQNCPYLDLDNKDQKGFHLLYYVDNELAGVTRLLPKGVSYDEVSIGRVVIAKSHRGLGLGVKLMEASIAGCEEKFGKGPIRISAQYHLSKFYQSLGFIEQGEVYDEDGIPHIGMLRA, from the coding sequence ATGACATTCAGCCATTCCATTAAATCTTTTGACGAATTATCCAATCACGAATTGTACAATATGCTTCGGTTGAGAAGCGATGTTTTTGTAGTAGAACAAAACTGTCCATATCTCGATTTAGACAATAAAGACCAGAAAGGTTTTCATTTATTGTATTATGTCGATAACGAATTGGCAGGTGTGACTCGTTTACTTCCAAAAGGAGTATCGTATGATGAAGTTTCAATAGGAAGAGTTGTAATTGCCAAATCGCATCGCGGATTAGGTTTAGGAGTAAAACTAATGGAAGCTTCAATTGCGGGCTGTGAAGAAAAATTCGGAAAAGGTCCAATCCGAATTAGTGCGCAATATCATTTATCCAAATTCTATCAGTCTTTGGGATTTATAGAACAAGGTGAAGTGTATGATGAAGACGGAATTCCGCATATCGGAATGCTGAGAGCTTAA
- a CDS encoding DMT family transporter, producing the protein MNWIILIIAGLFEVAFASCLGKAKATTGTEMYYWYIGFFISLTISMLLLMKATETLPLGTAYAVWTGIGAVGTVLVGIFIFKEPAAFWRLFFLATLVGSIVGLKAVSH; encoded by the coding sequence ATGAACTGGATTATTTTAATCATCGCGGGTCTATTTGAAGTAGCCTTCGCATCATGTCTCGGAAAAGCAAAAGCAACTACTGGTACCGAAATGTACTATTGGTATATTGGCTTCTTTATATCTTTAACCATTAGTATGCTTTTACTAATGAAAGCTACAGAAACGCTTCCGCTAGGAACTGCTTATGCTGTGTGGACTGGAATTGGAGCTGTAGGAACTGTTTTAGTTGGAATATTTATTTTTAAAGAACCAGCAGCTTTCTGGAGATTGTTTTTCTTGGCTACTTTAGTTGGTTCTATTGTTGGGTTAAAGGCAGTTTCTCACTAA